A stretch of Eleutherodactylus coqui strain aEleCoq1 chromosome 2, aEleCoq1.hap1, whole genome shotgun sequence DNA encodes these proteins:
- the FIS1 gene encoding mitochondrial fission 1 protein, whose amino-acid sequence MEAVLNDLVAVEDLMRFEKKYLAELSAGSLSKSTQFEYAWCLIRSKYTADIQKGAVLLEDLLPKGNKDEQRDYLFYLAVAHYRLKEYEKALKYVRTLLSKEPKNTQALELEKVIEKKMQKEGLVGMAIVGGMALGVAGLAGLIGLAISKSK is encoded by the exons AGATTTGAGAAGAAGTATCTGGCCGAACTCTCTGCCGGTTCACTGAGTAAGAGCACACAGTTCGAGTACGCCTGGTGCTTGATCCGTAGCAAATACACGGCCGACATCCAGAAAGGAGCCGTGCTTTTGGAAG ATCTTTTACCAAAGGGCAATAAAGACGAGCAGCGAGACTATCTGTTTTATTTGGCCGTGGCCCACTACAGACTAAAG GAATATGAGAAGGCTCTGAAGTACGTGAGGACTCTTCTCAGTAAGGAACCAAAGAACACACAGGCTCTGGAGCTGGAGAAAGTCATAGAGAAGAAGATGCAGAAAG agGGCTTAGTCGGCATGGCGATTGTTGGTGGAATGGCGCTGGGAGTTGCCGGTCTCGCTGGCCTCATCGGTTTGGCTATTTCCAAGTCCAAATAA